The segment CTAACGCACTTGCTGCAGCTAAAGCAAATAATGATAACGAGCTTAATGTTAATGTATCAACTAAAATTCTAGGTAAATCTTTCACCTTCAATGTTTTGTAAATAAACATACAGATTAGCAGTGTGTAAATAGAAGCAAATGCAGCTGCTTCAGTCGCTGTAAACAATCCTGTAATAATCCCACCAATTAAAATAACGGGTGTAAACAAGGCAGGTGCCGATTGCAAAAACAACTTAAGAAACTTTTTTAGAGATGCTCTTTGGTTTTTCGGATAACCTCGTCTAATTGAAAGAATAAAAACGAATATCATCATCCCAAGACCTATCGCTACCCCAGGAATAAGTCCGGCGAGAAATAACGCGCCAACGGAAACATTTGTGAGGCCAGCAAAGATAATCATTGGAATACTTGGTGGTATGATAACGCCCACAGTTGAAGAAGCGGCCGTAATACCAACGGACGTTTCCGTATCATACCCTTGTTTTTTCATATTCGGTATTAACACTTTTCCAACCCCAGCAGTATCTGCCTGTGAAGCCCCAGATACACCGGCAAACATCATCGATACTAGAATGTTTGCATGTGCTAATCCTCCACGAATATGACCGACAATCGAAAGGGCAAAGTCGATTAACTTTTGTGAAATTTGACCTGAGTTCATCAAGTTTGCTGTTAAGATAAATAATGGTACAGCGAGGAGAACAAATGAATTTAAACCATTAAACATACTTACTGGAACCGTTACTTCGGGAATATAATCAATATTATAAATGCCTAGTAATGCAACAACCCCGATAACAAATGCAATAGGAACCCCAATAAACATGAGAATGAGAAATGTTGCGATTAAGATTGCACCGATCATTCGTTTACCTCCTCTCTATTAAAATGCTTAATATCATCGATGATGTGTGAAACCAAATAAATCATCATCGTTAACCCCATAATTGGGATCGCAATCCATACATAGCCCATTTTCATGGAAGGTAATGATACCCAGTTATAGTTCCAAAAATTATCAACAGCTATATTACCAAAGTGAAAAATCGCTAAGCTGAATAGAAATAGAACACAATTATTAAAAAGACTTAATATTGATCTCACTTTCCCCTTTAGCTTCCTATAGAGAAAATCAAATTTAAAATGTTCTTTCCTGTTTACCATCACAGCAGCTCCCATGAAAATAGCCCATATAAATGAAAAGTTAGCAACTTCCCCTGTCCAAATGACCGAGATCCCCATGTATCTTGTCACAACTTGAACGATAACTGCTAAAAAAAAGATACATAACATCGTGACGCCTACTGTAAGTTGGATTTTCTCAAGAAATGATACAATCTTTTTCATCTCTCTTCCCTCTTTTCTTCTGCAATTAGACTAACCGAAATGTTTTATAAATTATAAATAAATGCAAGAGAAGTAAGTCTAATTTGCCATTTAAAAAAATATAGGAGGAGAGAACAAATCCCCTGCTCTTCATCCTCCTATGTTAAATCTGTGAATGAACAATGACTATTCTAACTCTCTAATCATTTCTAATAGATGACCTACACCGATTTCTTCTGCTACTTCATCTTGCAATGGTTTTGCGACCTCAATAAATGGTGTACGATCAAGTTCATTTACTTCTGCACCATCATCTAATAAGATTTGTCTGTATTCCTCTTCCTGCTCATATAACGCTTGTCTTTCAGCCTCGACAGAAGCTTCAGCTGCTTCTAAAATGATATTTTGTTGCTCTTCTGTGTACGATTCAAATTTCTGATTGTTGATTAATAAAAATCTTGTTGTATAATCATGTCCTGTTTCTGATGTATACTTTCCATTGTCTGTTTGGTGGTGATTTTGCTGAACAAAGTATGGATAAGCATTCTCTGCACTATCAACTACATTTTGCTGAAGGGCTTGATACAATTCTCCCCACGCTACATCAGTTGGCACGGCACCTAATTGCTTCCAGAAGTCAGCAACGACACCTGATGTTTGCGTACGAATCGTCATACCCTCTAAATCCTCAATAGAATGGATTGGTTCTTTGCCATAATAATGACGTACACCCGCTGTCCAATAACCGATTAACTTAAATTGGTTGTTAGACTTATCTAAAATCGTGTTAGAGATTTCTTCACCTACTTCTCCATCAACAACTGCTTCCCAGTGATCATAGCTTTCAAATAAGTAAGGAAGTGCAAATAAATCAATTTCTCTAATTCCAGTACTACTCATAAAACCAGGTGATACTAAAACAACATCTGCTCCACCTAATTGAAGACTCTCTACAAGTTGAGATTCACTTGTACCGATCGTTCCCGCATGGACTTCAACTTCAATGGCCCCATCTGATAAACTCTCAGCGACTTCTTTAAATTCTAATAAACCATCTTGGTATGGATTTTCAGGATCTGTTTGGTTATGTGCTGCAACGATTTTAATAGACTCTTCTTGCTCTGTACTGCCTTGATCTGAACTACTGTCATCACCATTCGTTTGTTCCGATGTTTGTTCACCACCACATGCCGCTAATACTAAAGCCGATAAAATGAGTACAAAAAACAATGCCTTAAATTGCTTTTTCAATGTAATTTCCCCCTTAACATTTTAAATTTTTCATGTGATCACCCAATGTCTTGTAACAGTCGCTACCGTTGTAACACCTCCTTGACAACGTAATCACTGAATCGTTTAGCTAGACGATTTGCAAACTAGTCCTTCCTCTTAATAAAACGCTTCCATTAAGTTGTAACCTACACATTCGTTTTTGAAAAAACGACTAAACTTCTACTTCCAATCTGATCTTATTCTAAGTTAGCATGACGGTTCGTCATCTCTTCATAGGTTGATTGTTGGTCCTTTGACCGTGTGAGTGAAATAATAATGGCATCAAGGAGAAGATGAACCGATTGATCAAATTGGTTGCCTAACGGTTGAATTGTTCCTGGCTCCTCTGGTCGACGATGTTTCGTTGCTGCTGGAACAACTACGATGCCATCACTGATTTCAGCAATCTTCGAATCTCGATTTGTCGTTACGAGGAACACCTTTGCCTCTGCTTTTTTGGCCGCATTTCCAAGTTGCAAACTAGAGCTTGTCGATCCTGAACCAGAAATTAAAATGAGTAAATCTCCTTTTTCAATGCTAGGTGTGATCGTCTCACCCGTTACGTACACATGAAATCCACCGTGCATGAGACGCATCGCAATCGCTTTGCCCATGAGACCTGAGCGCCCCTCACCACTTATAAATATCCGTTTCGCATTGCGAATTTCATCAGCAAGCGCAAGTGACTCTCCTTCGTCGACATTAGATAAAACCGTTGAGATTTCATGTACAACTGTTTCAATAATGTTTTTCATTCCTTCATCATCCCTTTCAACTTCAAAGCAGCTTCTTGTGGATGTTCGGCACCCGTAATTGCGCTTCCAACAATGATAATGTCTGGTTTTTGATTAACCATTGACGGTAAGGAGTGTTCATTGATCCCTCCAGCCACAGACACTTCAAATGATGCATCCGCTTTCACTAATGAAAATAAATCAGTGGATAACTCTCCTTCTTGTTGCATATCTTTACCGAAATGGAGACTCACAAGCTTTACTCCTAATTGCTCTAACTCAATTAACCGTTTCTGTTCGGTCACACCGAGCAAATCGATCATAATGCTCTTCTGATATCGTTGGGCCACAGCTAAAGTATCAGTAATCGTTTGATTCGCCGAGAAGGCCATCACCGTCACAATATCAGCTCCTGCTTCAAACGCTTGCTTTGCTTCATGTTTGCCTGCATCACATGTCTTCATATCAGCAACAATCGTATGATTCGGATACAACTCTCTAATTTCACGAACAATGGTCATCCCATATTCTTTAATAACACCTGTCCCAACTTCAATCCAATCAATCGCTTCTTTCGTTTCCTCTAGTATTCGAAAGCATTCGCCCCTCGTTAACCGGTCGAGCGCTAATTGAAGTTTCATGATTTCACCTCATCTATCTTTCTATAAATTCTTTTTCACCAAGTTGAACCCTTACATCATCGATATATGGTAAACCTTCATTATCTCCTGAAACACTCACGACCATCGAACCGATCGTATTGGCAAAATGCAACGTCTTCTCTAGTGACCAGCTATTGATCACCCCATACACAAAACCAGCATCAAACCCATCTCCAGCACCAACCGTATCGACTACTTTTTTAGGAGGAACCGGAGGCGCTTCAATCGTTTGGCCATTATGGTAACCCACGGATCCTTTTTCCCCTTGCTTGATCGCAATGTGAGAAATTCCAAATTCCTTACATTTTTCAATGATTGCTGTCGGTTCATTTACACCTAGTAAAATATCAGCTTCATCTGCTCCAGTGAGGAAAACATCTACATCCGGTAAGAGCTCAACAAGCGCTTCTCTCGCCTCATCCTTACTCCATAGCTTCAAGCGAATATTTGGATCAAATGAGACTAATAAGCCATGTTTTTTTGCTAATAAAACCATCTGTTTAATAATCGGTAAGTTATTTTTAGGATCTACAGCTGGGAAGACTCCGGTAATATGTAATAGCTTCGCTTGCTTAAAATACTCTTCATTCAAGGATTCTACAGTCATCGTTGACGTTGGAGATTGCTTTCGATAGTAAAACGTTCGACCACTTCCATCCTCCATAATTTCTTTGAAATTCAATGACGTTGGGTACTCATCGACAAGCTTTACTTCTGAGACGTCGACGCCTTCACCCCGTACAAAATTTAAAATATACCTTCCAAATTCATCATTGCCTAACCGACTCACCCAGCCTGCATCTAACCCTAAACGAGAACATCCTAGAGCAAAGTTCAACTCAGCTCCGCCAACCTTTCGATCGAATGATGGAACATATTTTAAAGGCCCTTTCGTCACAGGGTTAAACGTAACCATTGCTTCACCAATCGTAATGACATCTTTCATTTTTATCCCCTCTCTCACTCGTGACTTACACGCTGTCTCCACGTTCGCTTTACTAATACCTTCAGCAAGAATCTCGTTCTATCAGTGTTGGTTCAAAACGGTAAATATGATTGTCATCTTCATTTTCTTTACCTTGAATTTTATTTAGAAGCAACTCCGCCGCCTTTTTCCCCATTTCAAAAGTAGGTTGAGAGATTGTAGTTAATCTAGGATTATAAAAACTCGCAAATGATACATCATCAATCCCTATTAACGCAATATTCTCTGGAATGCTTACATTGTTTTTCTTAATAAATTTTAAAATCTCAATTAATGCCAAATCATTTCCAGCTAAAATCGCTTCAGGTGGGTCTTGTAATGAGAGCATTTCCTCTATCCCAACATCAAATTGATCGAGTTCCAAACTTTTTATATAGTTCTCATTAACATTAATCCCATTTTCTTGTAGCGCCTGTTTGTATCCTCGTATTCGTTCTCTTCTTGGGGTTAAGTTATGAATAATTGATGTCGTCATAATACTAATCTTTTGATACCCACGTTCAATAAAATGCTGAACAGCTAACGTTGAAGCTTTTTCATTATCCAATACAACCGAAGGAATCGTTAAGTCTGGTATTAATCGGTCCACAAAAACAATTGGATAGTTATCTTTTTGCATTTGTTGCAGAGTCTCGATGTTCCCTCCAGTTGGAAAAACAATAATCCCATCTACTTGTTTTGCGTGAAGCATCTCAATATACTTCTTCTCTTTCTTCGGATCATCATCGGCGTTACATACAATCGTATGAAAATCATATTCATGACAAATATCTTCAATCGCACGAATCACCTGAGTTGAAAAGACATGCAAGATGTTTGCAACAATGACACCAATCGTTGTCGTCGATTTTTGTTTTAAACTCCGAGCAACAATATTCGGACGATAGCCCAATTGTTGAATGGCCTCTTCAATACGTGCTTTAGTTTCTTCACCCATGTACTCATATCTTTGATTTAAGTATTGAGAAACTGTACTTTTTGAAACTTGAGAATGCTTTGCGACATCCGCAATTGTAACCGCTTTCGTTTTCATAAATGATCTACTCCATACTCATTCAGTAAAATGACTTGTTGATTCTTCTTAAACTACCAAACCGTTTTAGTAAATCGGTTTAGTAAACCGGTTTAGTGAAATGATAAAGCAAATGTAAGCGTTTTACAACCCCTTTTTAAAATTTTTGTGAATTTTATTTTAGTTACCAAACTATGATCAGCATCTACAAGTCTCAATGAAAACCTATAAAGTCACGCTTGTAAAAAAAGTAGGCAACCTTTCTAATGAGGTTACCTACCTTTTTTATATCAATTATCTTTAGACCTCGGTCCATGCGTTTTTTATTGCCCTTGACCTAGTGAATAGCCTCTTTCTCCGTTAAATGTGTAGAGGTTTTCAATTTTAATCCAGTTTAAATTTGCTTCCTCTATTCGCTGCAATAAATGGCGGATATCTTGATTTGTTAATTGATGACCTTCTGCTGATTGAAAGCGGCACCGCCAATGATCCGTTGTAAATGTTTCAGGAAAACCACCAGGATATACTTTTACCCCACGGTTTGTAACGACCACTAGTCTACATTCTGGACCTGCGATTGTCTCTAATTTTTGCCCAAGTTCTTCAGACGTTAACGTATTATTTAATAAAAAGACATCTACCCCATCTAATTCTTGAACGACGTCTGGCTTTGCACGTTCTTTAGCTAATAGGGGCATTTGATGTTGCACTTTGTCATCATCTTGACCTGTTGTACTGTATGTAACAGGCTCAAATGTGGACGGTTCTTGACCCAAACGTTCAATGACAGCTTCGGTAAATTCCTGAGAACCAACAGCCGTCCCGCCTTTAGCAATATCTTTTGTAAATACACCATCTTCAATTGTTTTCAGCCAGGCATTATGA is part of the Desertibacillus haloalkaliphilus genome and harbors:
- a CDS encoding TRAP transporter large permease, yielding MIGAILIATFLILMFIGVPIAFVIGVVALLGIYNIDYIPEVTVPVSMFNGLNSFVLLAVPLFILTANLMNSGQISQKLIDFALSIVGHIRGGLAHANILVSMMFAGVSGASQADTAGVGKVLIPNMKKQGYDTETSVGITAASSTVGVIIPPSIPMIIFAGLTNVSVGALFLAGLIPGVAIGLGMMIFVFILSIRRGYPKNQRASLKKFLKLFLQSAPALFTPVILIGGIITGLFTATEAAAFASIYTLLICMFIYKTLKVKDLPRILVDTLTLSSLSLFALAAASALGELMAYYQLSAVAADFFTNNISSKWIFIIIVILFFLFIGTFMDAIPAMILFIPVILPIALEFGVDPVLLGMITIISLAIGLVTPPYGLCLLLAAKIGELSIERSFKAVIPYILVVLFVLILIVLFPETMLFAE
- a CDS encoding sugar kinase, coding for MKDVITIGEAMVTFNPVTKGPLKYVPSFDRKVGGAELNFALGCSRLGLDAGWVSRLGNDEFGRYILNFVRGEGVDVSEVKLVDEYPTSLNFKEIMEDGSGRTFYYRKQSPTSTMTVESLNEEYFKQAKLLHITGVFPAVDPKNNLPIIKQMVLLAKKHGLLVSFDPNIRLKLWSKDEAREALVELLPDVDVFLTGADEADILLGVNEPTAIIEKCKEFGISHIAIKQGEKGSVGYHNGQTIEAPPVPPKKVVDTVGAGDGFDAGFVYGVINSWSLEKTLHFANTIGSMVVSVSGDNEGLPYIDDVRVQLGEKEFIER
- the hxlB gene encoding 6-phospho-3-hexuloisomerase produces the protein MKNIIETVVHEISTVLSNVDEGESLALADEIRNAKRIFISGEGRSGLMGKAIAMRLMHGGFHVYVTGETITPSIEKGDLLILISGSGSTSSSLQLGNAAKKAEAKVFLVTTNRDSKIAEISDGIVVVPAATKHRRPEEPGTIQPLGNQFDQSVHLLLDAIIISLTRSKDQQSTYEEMTNRHANLE
- a CDS encoding TRAP transporter substrate-binding protein produces the protein MKKQFKALFFVLILSALVLAACGGEQTSEQTNGDDSSSDQGSTEQEESIKIVAAHNQTDPENPYQDGLLEFKEVAESLSDGAIEVEVHAGTIGTSESQLVESLQLGGADVVLVSPGFMSSTGIREIDLFALPYLFESYDHWEAVVDGEVGEEISNTILDKSNNQFKLIGYWTAGVRHYYGKEPIHSIEDLEGMTIRTQTSGVVADFWKQLGAVPTDVAWGELYQALQQNVVDSAENAYPYFVQQNHHQTDNGKYTSETGHDYTTRFLLINNQKFESYTEEQQNIILEAAEASVEAERQALYEQEEEYRQILLDDGAEVNELDRTPFIEVAKPLQDEVAEEIGVGHLLEMIRELE
- a CDS encoding TRAP transporter small permease — its product is MKKIVSFLEKIQLTVGVTMLCIFFLAVIVQVVTRYMGISVIWTGEVANFSFIWAIFMGAAVMVNRKEHFKFDFLYRKLKGKVRSILSLFNNCVLFLFSLAIFHFGNIAVDNFWNYNWVSLPSMKMGYVWIAIPIMGLTMMIYLVSHIIDDIKHFNREEVNE
- a CDS encoding LacI family DNA-binding transcriptional regulator yields the protein MKTKAVTIADVAKHSQVSKSTVSQYLNQRYEYMGEETKARIEEAIQQLGYRPNIVARSLKQKSTTTIGVIVANILHVFSTQVIRAIEDICHEYDFHTIVCNADDDPKKEKKYIEMLHAKQVDGIIVFPTGGNIETLQQMQKDNYPIVFVDRLIPDLTIPSVVLDNEKASTLAVQHFIERGYQKISIMTTSIIHNLTPRRERIRGYKQALQENGINVNENYIKSLELDQFDVGIEEMLSLQDPPEAILAGNDLALIEILKFIKKNNVSIPENIALIGIDDVSFASFYNPRLTTISQPTFEMGKKAAELLLNKIQGKENEDDNHIYRFEPTLIERDSC
- the hxlA gene encoding 3-hexulose-6-phosphate synthase, with amino-acid sequence MKLQLALDRLTRGECFRILEETKEAIDWIEVGTGVIKEYGMTIVREIRELYPNHTIVADMKTCDAGKHEAKQAFEAGADIVTVMAFSANQTITDTLAVAQRYQKSIMIDLLGVTEQKRLIELEQLGVKLVSLHFGKDMQQEGELSTDLFSLVKADASFEVSVAGGINEHSLPSMVNQKPDIIIVGSAITGAEHPQEAALKLKGMMKE